In one window of Janthinobacterium sp. 1_2014MBL_MicDiv DNA:
- a CDS encoding MFS transporter has protein sequence MSQSSQFSLLSQRRFGPFFWTQFFGAFNDNLFKTALMVILAYDALSWTTLDPSTITNLIPGLFILPYVVFSATAGQLADKFEKAGLARFVKWMELAIMAVAAAGWMTHTLWLLVAAVVGMGVHSTLFGPVKYAYLPQQLKPEELVGGNGLIEMGTFVGILLGEILGAVLIVHKPLGVELVAGATIAVALFGLIASYRVPRTPAPEPELKVSLNFVAESFRNLNFSRKNRPVFLAMLGNSWFWFYGALILAQFPVYSKDFLHGDHSVFVLLLTVFSVGIGTGSLLCERLSGHKIEIGLVPFGSIGLSLFGIDLYFASNAYANTQVVDALAFVSQAGVPRILLDIVMIGVFGGFFIVPLFALIQTRCDPKHISRTIAGMNILNALFMVAAAGVAIVLLGQGFTIPQLFLVTAILNALVAAYIFSLVPEFLMRFLAWILIQTVHRVKVVDGERIPAEGAAVLVCNHVSYVDAIVIMAASPRPIRFVMDHRIFKMPLMGWIFRTAKAIPIAPAKEDPFLMEKAFIDIAQALHEGELVCIFPEGKLTRTGQISEFKGGIAKIVERSKVPVIPLALRGLWGHLLSHRNGHLFERAFKAGLRSRLSLAVGMPVAPEAATPELLQQRVQELRGKWK, from the coding sequence ATGAGTCAAAGCAGCCAGTTTTCCTTATTGTCGCAGCGCCGTTTCGGGCCCTTCTTCTGGACCCAGTTCTTTGGCGCCTTCAACGACAATCTGTTCAAGACGGCGCTGATGGTGATCCTCGCCTATGATGCGCTGAGCTGGACCACGCTCGACCCGTCCACCATCACCAACCTGATACCCGGCCTGTTCATCCTGCCCTATGTCGTGTTTTCGGCGACGGCCGGCCAGCTGGCCGACAAGTTCGAAAAGGCGGGCCTGGCCCGTTTCGTGAAATGGATGGAGCTGGCCATCATGGCCGTGGCCGCCGCTGGGTGGATGACGCATACCCTGTGGCTGCTGGTGGCGGCCGTGGTCGGCATGGGCGTGCATTCGACCCTGTTCGGCCCCGTCAAGTATGCGTATCTGCCGCAGCAGCTGAAGCCCGAGGAATTGGTGGGCGGCAATGGCCTGATCGAGATGGGCACCTTTGTCGGCATCCTGTTGGGCGAGATCCTCGGCGCCGTGTTGATCGTGCACAAGCCGCTGGGCGTGGAACTGGTGGCCGGCGCCACCATCGCCGTGGCCCTGTTCGGCCTCATCGCCAGCTACCGCGTGCCGCGCACGCCGGCGCCCGAGCCGGAACTGAAGGTGAGCCTGAACTTCGTCGCCGAATCGTTCCGCAACCTGAATTTCTCGCGCAAGAACCGTCCCGTCTTCCTGGCCATGCTGGGCAATTCCTGGTTCTGGTTCTACGGCGCCCTGATCCTGGCGCAGTTCCCCGTCTATTCGAAGGATTTCCTGCATGGCGACCACAGCGTGTTCGTGCTGCTGCTGACGGTGTTTTCGGTCGGCATCGGCACCGGTTCGCTGCTGTGCGAGCGGCTGTCCGGCCACAAGATCGAGATCGGTCTGGTGCCGTTCGGCTCCATCGGCCTGTCGCTGTTCGGCATCGACCTGTATTTCGCCAGCAATGCGTATGCGAATACGCAAGTGGTCGACGCGCTGGCGTTCGTCAGCCAGGCCGGCGTGCCGCGCATCCTGCTCGACATCGTCATGATCGGCGTCTTCGGCGGCTTCTTCATCGTGCCCCTGTTTGCCCTGATCCAGACGCGCTGCGACCCGAAACACATCTCGCGCACGATCGCCGGCATGAATATCCTCAACGCCTTGTTCATGGTGGCGGCCGCCGGCGTGGCCATCGTGCTGCTGGGACAGGGCTTCACCATACCCCAGCTGTTCCTCGTCACGGCCATCCTGAACGCGCTGGTGGCTGCGTATATCTTCTCGCTGGTGCCGGAATTCCTCATGCGCTTCCTGGCGTGGATTCTGATACAGACCGTGCACCGCGTGAAAGTGGTCGATGGCGAGCGCATCCCCGCGGAAGGCGCGGCGGTGCTGGTATGCAACCATGTGAGCTATGTGGACGCCATCGTCATCATGGCGGCCAGCCCCCGTCCCATCCGTTTCGTCATGGACCACCGCATCTTCAAGATGCCGCTGATGGGCTGGATTTTCCGTACGGCCAAGGCCATCCCCATCGCGCCGGCCAAGGAAGATCCGTTTCTGATGGAAAAAGCCTTCATCGATATCGCGCAAGCGCTGCATGAAGGCGAGCTGGTGTGCATCTTCCCCGAAGGCAAACTGACGCGCACGGGCCAGATCAGCGAGTTCAAGGGCGGCATCGCCAAAATCGTCGAGCGCAGCAAGGTGCCCGTGATCCCGCTGGCGCTGCGCGGCTTGTGGGGGCATCTGTTGAGCCATCGCAATGGCCACCTGTTCGAGCGCGCCTTCAAGGCGGGCTTGCGCT